TCCTGAGGACAGTGAGCAGATTTTTAGAACTAGCCCTCGGGCGTTATCCGGGTGGTCAGTTTATAATATAAGGACTTGCTTCTAAATAGATTTTTTCTGTGCTCATGTGGTGAGTAGGTTCTGATTGCTCGCTACAACTAGAGGGGGCCAAGGTTTTCCGTACCGCTTGCTAGTTAGATTTGTGGTGCCTTAGGATAACTTTTAGCATAGCAAGCTCTTCGGTGGTGACTAACGCTCGACCCGAAATGGGAATTACAGCCTCTTGGTCGTTTCCCTTCAGCCGTCCACATCCCTGACACTGCGCGAGCGGCAATTTTCTTCCCTCCCCCCCTAAGTGACTTGGTACTCACAACATGTGCGAATAGGTAACATAATCTAGGTGCACAGATCCAATATTACTCTAGACCTTGGCCGTCTGTTTGGTACAAGGGCTGCCAACCAGGCGGTCCAGCCTTTGAATCAGAAAAACATACAAGTCAAGGGCAGACCGCTCTTGTTTGTAAGATCCTACAATATAGAGTGTCTGATAAGGCAGAACTTTTGAATCAAAAAAACATACAAGCCGAGGGTTGTCCGCTCTTGTCTAGAAGATCCTgcaaaaaggggggggggggggctcacgCTTGAGCagccctacacatagaacttgcgcaaatGGTATATGTTCCATGAGTTGTGCAATACAcggccgtcctccatggctatctTGACCGCACCTGGTTAGATAACCTCGACCACTGTGTAGGACTCTTCCCACTTGGGAGAGAGCTTGTTCTGACCTACCTTATTCTGGTAGGTCGTAACACTGGTAGGTCCTTATACTAGATTTTCCTTAGGACGAGGTCGCCTACAACCAAGGTTCGCTTCCGCACCCTGTGGTCGTGGTAACGCCTAAGGCTTTGCTGATTTCGAGCTGTTCGAATTAGAGCGCGATCGTAGAAATCTtagatcaggtttatgtcatcctcccgtTGAGACACCTAGTCATCGTCCGAGTAGCTGGCTACTCGGAGAGGTTGTAGGGTGATCTCTGTGGGTAGCATTGCTTCAGCGCCAAAAACCAAAAAGAACGAAGTTTTGGCCGTGGCTTTGCTAGGGGTCGTTCGCAGCGACCAAAGTAATGTTGTGAGTTCGTCCACCCAATGTCTCGAATAGCTCTAAAGCCGATGAAATACTCAGATTTTGACTCCTTGTAGTACCACCCCGTTTGCTCTTTCGACCCGCCCTTTGCTCGGAGGGTGTGTCACTGACGTGTAGCATATTTTGGTCTCGATCTCTTTGCTATAGTCTTTAAAAGTGTTACTACCGAATTGAATCTCGTTGTCCGTAACTATGCAGTGCACTACTAGCCCCCGTATGAACTTGATTGTTGTCGTGGCAGTCATCTTCCTGACCGGCTTGATTTCAATCCACTTAATGAATTTATCGATTGCTATGAACAGTAATTCAAAACTGCCAGGGAccttagggaatggtcccacaatATCGAGTCCCCAAACAACGGAAGGAAAAGAGAGTGATATGATTTACAGTGTTTGGATTGATAGCTTGTTCTATCGGCTATGATACTAACACAACTCACACCATTTTACCATCtcacaagcatcctggagggtcgTGGACTAATAGAATCCTTGCTGGAACACTTTTTTGACTAGAGTgtggtatgaagcgtggctaccacatatacctctgtggatatcagagagcaagGTGCTCCCCTCTTCTCATActtcttcctgagtgatgcatttcaataAAAAACCGTTTCTCCCCCGACTCTGTTGCCGTCCTCCCGTTGCATGGTCCAACATGCAAACTTCACATTCGGTCTCAGAATCCTTGAACTCCATCTCGATGTTCCATGCTTGGAGCACACTGAGCTTGTCTGGGTCGTACCCCATGATAAAAACCTTGCTATGGCTGGGGTCTTTAAAACGGGACTCCACGACCGTTATGGATCCGGACATAGGTAGCCCAACCATAGTCTCAACACTTGTAGAAACTGTAGTGAAATGAccatattaggtcatgattgtgattttggtgattaatgacaacatagtcattgagactaacatgtttgtaaagaatatatgttagtatatctcatggatgtaatacatcaagaagccactgcagccgggacaaagtttgattgaattaaaaaagtcctagagaaattgacctcaccggattgtctAGTGATGGGAGGAAttttgcaccagagcatttaacagatatttttttagagaaatttgaagttacaacaccggattgtccggtgatctgaaggacgcatacaccggactatttaacagaaggactatttttctggagaaaatctgagttgaactgatcgtattgtccagcaacttaaaggagttatcaccggactatttaacagaagcttggtattttggAGGAAATGAATTATAaggcaccagatgatccggtgatgagatggatatcacaccagagcattttgtgaCTTGTGTCACGGTGCAAAAGACTCTAACTCACCGAATTGTCCGGTGATACTATGTGGGTGAACGCaaaagcaatttacacagagaggctgtcAAAGATGAGAAGGCTCAAGTGtgctcatcggatagtccggtgatggattgaagattacactggataatccggtgtttagaagaactctgagtggagttccaatggctagtttctgagaatgtacacactggatggtccggtgcttgtacctctgttaacgaCGGTTCatttggtgttcacagaatatgtgagcCGTTGGGATAATGGCTAAGTacgcggggttgaggctataaatacccattcactcattcatttgaagttgctagagtccagagaaacccttgtacacctaagaagacatctaaaccatccaagagcataaagtgttcattcaaggcgattaagcacaccattagtgagtgattagtgcttataggtctagagagaatAGTTGCTAAACGCTGCAACATAGAgtgtggatcaatgagtgatccaaacCGAGAGGTACACTGgcgtcttggagtctttgtgactcaccggtaacttgttgaccctccaacttggtgtagagcggcgACAAGAGGATTATGCGGGGATgaggaggcccttgtctttgtgactaaagctccgaagtgaagacggcatACAAGTggccggaagagaggttagtggtgagaccccaccttggtggctcattgtgcttgaggccttgtctttgtgacttggtatctcaagagctatgaccggaAGGGACTTGGtaaccgggagcatattctttgtggagctccaatatgcACTAGGGGTGGCTTATGTACTactgataccacgggataaaaatccctcatgCTGAGCttgtctctctactttatttacatttctacttttacatacttgcaattctTATGAGCGAtagaagtagacacactagataagcctagagcacatttagatagaaattgatataggcttatcttgtgaaagttttggagccaatagtttttaagtgtcctaattcactccctctTAATAcgtcctcgattcccttcaGAAACACAAAAAACGTGCCCCTACTTGGTGCGCCAACTGTTAGGGgataatccctgataatgaatTCAGGGTATACCGGATGACGTGCGTGTTCATTGCCGTTTCTCGTGGATGTATCAAATGGATTCAAGAACACAGGgttttatccaggttcagacctccagTGGGACAATAGCTCTATGTCCtgtatattttcttatggattaGATAATCTAGTTAATTAATCGGGTCCTCCATCCTTTATATATCAGGGGAAAATGAGTACATACAGATGGACCATGGCAAACTTTGTAGCAAGTCTACTCCCGATGAAGCTAACTACTTCAAGCTCATCACGATGGGGGCAAGCAAACCCATCCTACTCTGGTTGACCTGCCAGCCCTGTCCCATCCGCTGAACATCGTGATGCTCGCTTGTGGTGCTGGTTGTCACTGCATCACCACGCATGCCCACGACCATGCTCGCTGAAAGGAGGTGCttggggaagaaaaatacttgagtaacATGTGATTCGATTGGTAAGGTGAGTAACTGCCCTACGACCAgtccggtcgtagagttttgtcAATAACCAGGGCCTGGTTGCCGGAGCCATATTCTGATCATAAGGTGAGGTCATGGTCTTAAGGATATTCATCTGTCGGCTGACACTTAGCAATGTGGTGCCTAGCTGGTGAGGCAccctcttacctattacaccaacATGCACTTTATTTAGGTCTTTTGTTTCCCAAATTATATAGAAATCAAACTACTAATTTTCCATagttttaattccaaatttaatCTAGACCATTAGATGATCGTAACAATCAATATTgcaaatcattttattttttctcaattaatgtggtaatttctcCTCCATGAGAGTGACCATAGGTGCTTCTTTTGTTGGCcattactaagataatagattgttAGTCTTCATAGCATGCAGTCGCATTTAgtatgttttaaaatatttgataATATACCTACATTTTGTGGTATAATTCTGAATGTGAAACTTTTGTGGTATGTTTTCAAATTGagtatattttgataaataatacctctttttcaacaaaaagaTGCCTTATGGCAATAAAGTCCAGTGAGAATGGGAAGTAGCAAATCAACTCATCCTCAGATGTGGTCCGGCCTCCATCTTCAAACCAAACACCACTTTTCCCCCACAAGACCGAAATGGCCAACCATCAATACGTGAGATCCTAAAATTTCAATCCTATCCCTGTCAGGTTCATATTAGTGCTCTAACCATAATGGACAATTAGATATTTTTGTTGCACCTAAAAAAAAATGCCCACCTCAAACCCATTAAACCCTAAACACTCTTGATGCGATGCCCCACCTTGACCCCCACCCACTGCCTCCGTCCATCACTTGAGGCCAGCAGCATCTCTTCACCACAACGTCCCACCCGCACAACACCACCCTCCGTCGGCTAGCCACCCTCTCCGTTCCTATTTCTAGGGGAAGAAGCGGTTGACGGCCTCCTATCACACGTCTATAACAACTTGTTTGATAAAattttagctctaaaaattcataaaaatgaaGTTATAGGTAAATCAAGAGTGTTTAGATAACTCATCTTTTtatattttagactaaaaatagatACTTAGTCTATTTTATTTTAGCTACAAACTCTAAATCTGAGATAGAACTGGTACCTAAAGCTCACCCAAAGAAGACCTAAATAAAATACTTCATCCAAACCATGACTGATTATACACCCAACCCATGCAAGCATCTCATCGCATCAATCTACGGTGTAGATATGTACGTGAGCCGCATATAGGAGTGGCGGTTGTTAATCCCTACCGTTACTTGCTTTGTAGACACCAACCAATGCCTAGTGCTTCTTTTCCTAACGCAAATCCTTAATTTAATTGTATCATTTACTCCTGCTTTACCAGCGTACTTGTCCGTAATCGCTTCGGAGGTCACAACCCACAATCATCAGACGATTCTCATTGTTCCAATTGTTGGTGAGGGAGTGAGTGAATCGTCTTTTCCCTTGTGAAGATAGGCGTTGACCGGCGATGTCGGTGGGCGACAGGAAGAAGATGGCGTGCGTGACTGGAGGGAATGGGTACATCGGCTCCGCACTCATCAAGATGCTGCTGAAGAAGGGGTACGTTGTCAGAACGGCGCTCAGGAACCTCGGTTCGATTCCGTGATCCCTCGTTCAGCTCAGGATCTGATTAACCTGCTCGATGGGTACATATAATTTCATTAAGAAGGATGTTTGATTGTTTATATGTATTATTTTAGTTTATCTTgatagatacaaatatatattcgTAGTTTCTTGATAGGTATAAATGAGTTCACTTATTAAtatcaaataattaatattaatcAATTTTAACTTTTACATCTGCTTATATGACATCAAATTTAATCAATCAAACAGTAATTTAGCTCAATCTGTAAATAAACATagttaactatattttttttaataaatatgactttATTCAACTTGATTTTCTTTAGCCTGTATATACAATACATACCGGCAAGAACAACCTGATCAACCAATCATATACTCTGTGTTTCGTCGCGCACTCTGGACCCTGGACGAGATCTACGAGACTACGACAGACGTCATCGAATACGGCAAGGCCCTGGGAATTCTGTCCAACTAACGCTCATTCGATCGGTGATCAGAAGTCAGAACGCCAAACCACGTACTTGCAAAATATAAGTAGATGCCACCAGTATTGGTTCAATCAGTTTGCATAAATAATGTGGTTCTGTACTTCTGTCACGTCGAAGGAGGGAAAAGGTTGTGTGCGGTCTGAATGCATATTTTGTGCCCACATTTCTCTTCTCAAAAGCTCGTTTGTCCCATAGTAGACTCAAAACCACCCAAAAAATGTTCATACTAATTAACAAACTCTCAGGTTTGAAAATACAGCTGTATTTGTTGTAAGGGGAAACTTTCTTTTTACCATCAAAATAATTCGTATCCTCTCTTCTGTCATCCAAAAAATGCTAGTTTCTTTTTACCATCAGAATAATTGTTGTAAATTTCTCAGAGTCAAATAATAAAATGAATTGCTTCTTCAGTGTGACACGTTCTCTTTCATATTCACTTGTACTCAAGAATTGTTCGGTGAAACGACCAGGAACGGAGCCAGCCAGGAAGATCACCGGGGTCATCATCTTTGTACGATGAGGTCAACAACACATATGACTAGCTAGAAACAGTAATTTTCCATAAGATTCATGGAATTTTATCAGGGTCACATGACCCCAATTTCAAAGGCTAGCTTCGCCACTGGAAACACGTTAAAGTCATTTTTGTCTTTATTTTGATTTGTTTATACTTCCTAATAATTATTTCAATACTACAAATGTggattcaaaaaaaaattgtttgattTGTGATGGACCTTGCTAATTTTCGAAGATTAAATTCTTCATCACTGTTTACCTTTcaaaacccaaaattcaaagaTATCAGTCCAATGATGGGAGGTCGGTCAGGGGGTTGAGAAGGTAGGGGCTGTCACCGATGAACCACACAAGGGAGACAACAAATGGTGCtgttggagaaagaaaatatctttcacGTACAAAATACGGTGAGAACTAATTTATTAGAATGAATCAAATTTAGAGGAGAAGTAGACACAGATAGAACACCATTGGTTTCCAGTGAAATCTGTCCCTTTAGTTTGGTGGCTAAGGGTActgtatttatactgatattcatCATGTGAATGTACAAATATGTTCATATGAGACTGATAGAGATACAAGTTTTTTACTATATCATATTGTATAGGGACAGCCGTGTAATTTATGACTACGGCTAGTGAGCCGATTGTCCTAGTAGCTGGTCGTTTATTCCGATGTTGTACTGCACCAACTTGTCAGGCAGCCTTTACTTGCGTCAACGTGTCAGACAGCTATCACTTGACTGATATTAAATACTGGTCACTTCACTACTAAATACTGGTCACTTCACTACAAGTCGGGAGCGATCTGTGAGTCTCCTCCTAGTTAATTTTTCTTAAGGACCGATGGATCCGAGGGTTAGAAGGGTTCTGAAGGCATGGCCTCCATGATCCCTCCGAAGCCATGGGTCCCGAAGGGATCCTAAGCCTGATGATTCTCAGACTTCGACTAGTGAAGCTAAAGGGGCGTCAGAGGTCCTTGATGACGACCCCCCATAAGCACTAAATGCACTACTTCAAGATTAATCAGTTTATAGTTTCTGAATTATAATTTAAAGCAGTTTAATTAGGTTTTGCGTCATTTCTGTTTTAAACAGATTATAGCATCATGCCGTGTACTCATTTTCTGACCATTATTCAAACAAAGCAAACATGCGATTGGTTAGAAAAATTTGTGAAGCTTCAAATTTTGTGAATCTTTATGGGATGTTTGATTTCAAGATCAACCAATGCTAGAAAAGATAGTCCATCATGGGATCATATTATATGTTTTGCCTCATATTTACACTAACAATGCGTGTGCGATGGATCAACCCATTCAAAGCTAGGACCGGATGATCTATCACAACTTTCcattcctcaaaccaaacaatcGTAAGTAATCATCTTCATCATACCATATTACGGTTTAGGATTCCACGTGCACAGTGACTAGTGGGATTAGTGCACATGCGTGAGGCCTCCTGATATTTCTTGTTCACCATGACGTCTGGGCAACTTCATATGAAAGATCCGGTTGACTATTCTCATAGCGTGCGTGATTCGAGTTAGCCATTTCCATACCATCCGTGTGTAAGGATCCCAGCAATTCCTGCGCCAATTGAGCACGTTTgagctcctttttttttttttgcgaattgAGCTCCTGGAATTGACActgtacatttttttttccgATCTAGCTCGTACGTTGATATCGCCATCTACTCTCATGCCTCCTTGTCCTTGTGTGTGGCAACCACCAGGGTCCAGAGGGCAGTATCAGcgtctattttttatttgaataaaatgatattttattttaaatattatagttTGCCAAATAATTACATGTTTAAGGACTATTTATACGAACGCTAACAAATTAGACTCTTTGTACCTTTCCACCaaatttcttttccttcttttcctttctaaCGAAACTACCGTATGGACTTTTTTCCAACAAAATTACCGTATAGACTctttaatttgattaaatatttagactctttttcttttcaacgAAACTACCGTATGGACTCTTTGATTTGATTAAATGTTTGGACTATTTTTACCGttagatattcataacaatGAATGGTCtagatattttttcttttttcagattaatgtggtaattttgtgACTTTAAGAGTGAACGTGGAGGGTTTTTTTGTTGGCTAATTACTAAGGTAATAGATAGATTTTCCGTCCATTCTCTCAACTGTAGTTGAGCCACGTCAGCCAAAAAACGGAGGGCGTCCGATGAGAACCTAGCGGCGATGGGCTACTGACTCCGTAGCGTTCCCCCCTCTTGCGACGTGATGGCCATAGGCTCTGGAGGGCGTCCGATGGGAACCGTGGTTCAAGCCTCTCGCTGCCGCAATCGTCTCCCACAAATCGTGAGGTCACCACTGTCCAGTCATCACACTCCACTCCACCTGATGTGCCACTGCCGCCACTCGCGACTCCCCGCGTCATGGTCGTGACCGTGTCCCCTGCCGCCATGCTGCTCCCGAGGCCAGTCGTTGGCTTGCTGCGCCTTGGTCctgcctcctccaccgcatctcaCAGGAGGCACCTCCTCGCCGTTAGGCACGCACGGTCACCGACCTGGCCTCGCCTCCTCACTCCCCCGGCACTCGCGTGGGTGGGtggatggatggattggatGCCCAGTTGAGTTGCCCACCACGTGTTCGTCTTGTTGCCTCTGCATTGTGCATCAGAATCGTGCGAACGGAGTGCACCCAATTCACGAGTTAGTTTGGTGGAATCAAAATTGACTAGCTGATTCTGTGGCTGCCTCGGTTTTGCCAGTGACAGTGCACGCAGGTGCCAGTCGACTAGCGTCGACAAGCAGGATCCCAAGGCGAAGCAGCGGAGCTTGCTTGACAACGCCAGCAACCTGCTCACCAACCTGCTCAGCTACGGCAGCCTCGTGAACCATACAGGAAACTCGAGAGAAAACAATGCGGAAAAGCTTGGGCAGCCGTGACATTTTATGGTTTCTTTGCCGTATGGCTCTGTCTACAAGCTTGCTTTTGGACCAAAATCATTCGTTGTTGTCTCTGACCCTATTGTTGCTAGACAAATCCTAAAGGAAAATGCTTTCTATTATGATAAGGTATGACATGTAACATATACTATTTGGCTCCATAGATTATTATAAACTCTAGATCAATTGCGACCATAGTTTCCTGACGCCCATGATGGGTGCCAACTTATTTATAGCATTGGTTGCTTCCCCACAACTGAATTTTGCATATATCATTACATATCCTGGACGATTCTTCTGAATAACTGGTTTTGGTTCCTTTCTTACATAGTATTTCTGTACTTTAAATCGGGGAGTTCTTGCTGAAATTTTAAAACCAATTATGGGGAAGGGTCTTATACCTGCTGACCTTGATACTTGGAAGCAAAGGAGAAAAGGTTGGATATTAAATCATAAATTATATGCTTTTAAGTTTGCCTGTAGTGCAGCTAATCAAATTGCATTCTTATGTGCACAAATCTAAGGCCATAGTTCGTAAGTCAGAAGTAGCATGTTGACCGGATGTCCTCTGCTTTTAACTAATTTCTCATTAATTTTGCTTTTTATGCTGAAAGTTTTTCTTGCTAAACGGCATATGCTTAAGATGGGAGCTTCAGGCATGCAAATTGGTCCTAGAGTTTCTTTGAAATGTGAATAAACTAGCAtgtttttgctatattttgaaaCTCTTTCTACTGAAAATGCTTTCTGTTATGATATCGCCATCTACTCTCATGCCTTCTTGTCTTTGTGTGTGGCAACCACCAGAGTCCAGAGGGCAGTATCAGCGCTAGACCGACGATTATTATATTCTATAGCAGCAGTGCATGGTGAAGCAGCGCCAAGGGACCGAGCCCAGCCGTTCGTCGCCAATGGCTGGCGTTTTGAGCGACCGGATCGGAGTAGTACGAACCTAACCACCTGTTCCTGCATCGTTTTCCAAGGTCAATTATGCACATTTCAGCCCTAAAAAAGATCCTGAAATTTGAATACTAGGGACGGCTAGCGACAGCTGAAATTGTCGTCAAAAGCCGTCATTTtctgaccaaaaaaaaaaaattccggtGACGAAATTGCCGACAAAAAAATGACTTTCTGGTGACGAAATTGCCACAAAACATTTCTTTAGTGTGGCCTACCTTCAAAATATGAAGTTGAGAATTTCAGTTCTGCACACGGAATAGTCAACCAGACCTATATCTTCCAGTCTGTTTGTATAGTGCAGTGCTCGAATTCTGGCTAGTGAGCAGCGCGCGAGTCCTCGTTCTCGTGTGAAGATGTCGGCAGGGGACAGGAAGACGGCGTGCGTCACCGGAGGGAACGGCTACATTGCTGCAGCCCTTGTGAAGATGCTGCTGGAGAAGGGATACGCCATCAAGACGACTGTCAGGAACCCCGGTTCGATTCGTCTCTGCAGTTTGCTTTCGTTGAGTGGCGCAATTCGGGGCATGTTAAAGGCCATGCATGCTTTCGTATAATTTGTACGCAGATGACATGGAGAAGAACTCCCACCTCAAGGAATTGCAGGCGCTTGGCCCCTTGGAGGTCCTCCGCGCCGACTTGAACGAAGAAGGCAGCTTCGACCAAGCGGTTGCCGGCTGCGACTACGCCTTCCTCGTCGCCGCTCCGGTGAACCTCACGTCAGAAAATCCAGAGGTGAGCACACACACTTCGGCGCTTGTATTCGTTTCAGCATCGCTTTTATGTTCTCGTTTTGTTGTTAGTCTACTTTTTATTCACCTCACTGAGCCTGGttaatcattttattttctttttcttttgaggagAACTGGTTAATCGTTTTCTGATCTGCCTATGGCAGAAAGACCAGATTGAACCCTCTATCCGAGGCACTCTGAACGTCATGAGGTCGTGCGCGAAAGCGGGTACGGTGAGGCGCGTGATCCTCACATCGGCGGCGTCCTCGGTCTGCATCAGGCCGCTGGAGGGCGACGGCCATGTGCTGGACGAGGAGTCCTGGTCCGACCTCAAGTACGTCACAACCGAGAAGCCACCAAGCTGGGTACACTCGACGTCTTCACCCATGCCCGTGATACTATACATGCATGAATGTTCAGTCATGTCTCGGACAACATTTACAGATGAACAGATGAAGTGCGCTGCTGTCGTGTATGCATTATATTGCAGGGATACGTCGTCTCGAAGGTGCTCTCGGAGAAGGAAGCGTGCAGGTTCGCGCAAGAGCACGGCATCAGCCTGGTCACCGTGTGCCCCGTCCTCACCGTGGGCGCATCGCCGGTATCAAAGGTGTACGCAAGCGTCCCTGCTAGCCTCGCCATGTTATCCGGTGAGAAGCAAGCGTGAACAGAACTGgctgatatatatatttacgACCTACTAAATCACTTGGCACGTTATCGTAAAATTTTGTGTTTCATGTCGAAAATCTTGGTCACGCGTAACAATATTTTACACCCGGCTATAGAATAATAGTAACATGATGATTTCGTATAACTTCAGGCGACAACGCAGCGCTCGGTATGCTAAAAGGCATCGAGAAGTCCTTCGGCGCGGTGCCGATGGTTGACCTCGACGATCTCTGCCGCGCCGAGGTGTTCGTCGCCGAGACGGAGACGGCCTCCGGTAGGTACATCTGCTGCAGCTTCAGCACGACCGTCGTCGTGATCGCCCGGTTCCTGGCAGACAAGTACCCGCAGTACAGCGTGAAGACAAATCTGCTGTAAGAATCGGCTCCAGTGCTCTGAATTCTGACGCTTGCTTTGCACTGACGAGTGATCGTGTGCTTGCACTTTGCAGCTCCGGCGAGCTCCTCGAGAAGCCGAGAATGTGCTTGTCGTCCGCGAAGCTGGTCGGGGAAGGGTTTGAGTTCAAGTACAACACCCTGGATGAGATATACGAAGACGTGATCGAGTACGGCAAGGCCTTGGGGATTCTGCCCTACTGATGTCCCTTGCTTTCTTTAGAAAATAAGTTCCTGTGGTTACCATCGGTCGTGAGATCACCAACAATATGCTTGCAAATCAAC
This genomic window from Phragmites australis chromosome 7, lpPhrAust1.1, whole genome shotgun sequence contains:
- the LOC133925053 gene encoding anthocyanidin reductase ((2S)-flavan-3-ol-forming)-like — encoded protein: MSAGDRKTACVTGGNGYIAAALVKMLLEKGYAIKTTVRNPDDMEKNSHLKELQALGPLEVLRADLNEEGSFDQAVAGCDYAFLVAAPVNLTSENPEKDQIEPSIRGTLNVMRSCAKAGTVRRVILTSAASSVCIRPLEGDGHVLDEESWSDLKYVTTEKPPSWGYVVSKVLSEKEACRFAQEHGISLVTVCPVLTVGASPVSKVYASVPASLAMLSGDNAALGMLKGIEKSFGAVPMVDLDDLCRAEVFVAETETASGRYICCSFSTTVVVIARFLADKYPQYSVKTNLLSGELLEKPRMCLSSAKLVGEGFEFKYNTLDEIYEDVIEYGKALGILPY